A single Sphingopyxis chilensis DNA region contains:
- a CDS encoding type III PLP-dependent enzyme: MHQHHSAHGLIQALSPVEPVTLVRPHAARRAARFFIERFPGTTMYAVKANPSPDLLRVLWDSGVTHYDVASIAEVRLVARTLPDATLCFMHPVKAEEAISEAYWKHGVRTFSLDTLDELEKIVRATEGAQDLNLLVRLRVSSDHSKLSLAAKFGAEPDEVAELLMATRQAADALGICFHVGSQAMTPHAYAQAMERVRAAIVAASVTVDIIDVGGGFPSSYPGMEPPPLDAYFETIHRSFESLPISYSAELWCEPGRALSAEYSSLIVRVEKRRGDELYINDGAYGALFDAAHVGWRFPVTLQREDRSEAEMVPFSFYGPTCDDLDHMAGPFFLPADVKAGDFIEIGMLGAYGCAMRTKFNGFGADETHVVSDEPMVSLYTGEVEQERRSATVTKLF, encoded by the coding sequence TTGCACCAGCATCATAGCGCCCACGGGCTGATTCAGGCACTTTCGCCGGTCGAACCTGTTACGCTTGTCCGCCCGCATGCCGCGCGGCGCGCAGCGCGTTTCTTCATCGAGCGATTTCCCGGCACGACCATGTATGCGGTCAAGGCGAATCCATCGCCCGACCTGCTACGCGTGCTGTGGGACTCGGGCGTCACCCATTATGACGTCGCCTCGATCGCCGAGGTCCGCCTCGTCGCGCGCACGCTTCCCGACGCGACGCTATGCTTCATGCATCCGGTCAAGGCCGAGGAAGCGATTTCCGAAGCCTATTGGAAGCATGGCGTGCGCACCTTCTCGCTCGACACGCTCGACGAACTCGAAAAGATCGTCCGTGCGACCGAAGGCGCGCAGGATCTGAACCTGCTCGTCCGGCTTCGCGTCTCGTCCGACCATTCGAAGCTCAGCCTAGCCGCGAAATTCGGCGCCGAGCCCGACGAGGTCGCCGAACTGCTGATGGCGACCCGCCAAGCGGCCGACGCGCTCGGCATCTGCTTCCATGTCGGCAGCCAGGCGATGACGCCTCATGCCTATGCGCAGGCGATGGAACGCGTCCGCGCCGCCATCGTCGCGGCGTCGGTCACCGTTGACATCATCGACGTCGGAGGGGGCTTCCCCTCCTCCTATCCGGGTATGGAGCCGCCGCCGCTCGACGCCTATTTCGAGACGATCCACCGCAGCTTCGAAAGCCTGCCGATCAGCTATTCGGCCGAACTGTGGTGCGAGCCCGGCCGCGCGCTGTCGGCCGAGTATAGCTCGCTCATCGTGCGCGTCGAAAAGCGTCGCGGTGACGAACTGTACATCAACGACGGTGCCTACGGCGCGCTGTTCGATGCCGCGCATGTCGGCTGGCGCTTCCCGGTCACGCTGCAACGCGAAGACCGCAGCGAGGCCGAGATGGTGCCGTTCAGCTTCTACGGCCCGACCTGCGACGACCTCGACCATATGGCGGGGCCTTTCTTCCTGCCCGCTGATGTCAAAGCCGGCGACTTCATCGAGATCGGCATGCTCGGCGCTTATGGGTGTGCGATGCGGACCAAGTTCAACGGCTTCGGCGCGGACGAGACGCATGTCGTCAGCGACGAGCCGATGGTCAGCCTCTATACGGGCGAAGTCGAGCAGGAACGCCGCAGCGCGACGGTGACCAAGCTGTTCTGA
- a CDS encoding saccharopine dehydrogenase family protein yields the protein MSKVLVIGAGGVGSVAVHKMAMNPDIFPDITLASRRKFKCDAIAESVKERTGVTIQTAEVDADHIDATAALIRSIGATHVVNLALPYQDLTIMEACLSTGAHYLDTANYEPRDEAKFEYHWQWAYHDRFKEAGLMALLGSGFDPGVTSVFTTWLRKHHFDRIDTLDILDCNGGDHGQHFATNFNPEINIREVTAVARHWENGEWVETPPMSVKQPFDFEAVGPKNMYLMYHEEIESLKTHLPEIKRIRFWMTFGDAYIQHLTVLQNVGMTRIDPVIYEGREIIPLQFLKAVLPEPSSLGETTKGKTNIGVIATGLGKDGKEKTLYLYNICDHEDAFAETGNQAVSYTTGVPAMIGAAMMVTGTWSGDGVFNMEQMDPDPFMAMLNKHGLSWQVKELDAPLDF from the coding sequence ATGAGCAAGGTTCTGGTGATCGGCGCAGGCGGCGTCGGATCGGTCGCGGTGCACAAGATGGCGATGAACCCCGACATCTTCCCCGACATCACGCTGGCCAGTCGCCGCAAGTTCAAGTGCGACGCGATCGCCGAATCGGTGAAGGAGCGCACGGGCGTGACGATCCAGACCGCCGAGGTCGACGCCGACCATATCGACGCGACCGCGGCGCTCATTCGCTCGATCGGCGCGACGCATGTCGTGAACCTCGCGCTCCCCTATCAGGACCTGACGATCATGGAGGCGTGCCTGTCGACCGGCGCGCATTATCTCGACACCGCCAACTATGAACCGCGCGATGAGGCGAAGTTCGAATATCATTGGCAATGGGCCTATCACGACCGCTTCAAGGAAGCCGGGCTGATGGCGCTGCTCGGCTCGGGCTTCGATCCCGGCGTGACGAGCGTCTTCACCACCTGGCTGCGCAAGCACCATTTCGACCGGATCGACACGCTCGACATCCTCGACTGCAACGGCGGCGATCATGGCCAGCATTTCGCGACCAACTTCAATCCCGAAATCAACATCCGGGAAGTCACCGCGGTCGCCCGCCACTGGGAAAACGGCGAGTGGGTCGAAACCCCGCCGATGTCGGTGAAGCAACCGTTCGATTTCGAAGCCGTCGGGCCGAAAAATATGTACCTCATGTATCATGAGGAAATTGAAAGCCTGAAAACGCACCTGCCCGAAATCAAGCGCATCCGTTTCTGGATGACCTTCGGCGACGCCTATATCCAGCACCTCACCGTGCTCCAGAATGTCGGCATGACGCGCATCGACCCGGTGATCTATGAAGGCCGCGAGATCATTCCGCTGCAGTTCCTCAAGGCCGTGCTGCCCGAACCGTCGAGCCTTGGCGAGACGACGAAGGGCAAGACCAATATCGGCGTCATCGCGACCGGCCTCGGCAAGGACGGCAAGGAAAAGACGCTCTATCTCTACAATATCTGTGACCATGAGGACGCGTTCGCCGAAACCGGCAATCAGGCGGTCAGCTACACCACGGGCGTTCCCGCGATGATCGGGGCGGCGATGATGGTCACCGGGACCTGGTCGGGCGACGGCGTGTTCAACATGGAACAGATGGATCCCGATCCCTTCATGGCCATGCTCAACAAGCATGGCCTGTCGTGGCAGGTGAAGGAATTGGACGCGCCGCTCGACTTCTAA
- a CDS encoding DMT family protein encodes MTAYLAPIGLLFVSNIFMTFAWYGQLGAVSRPVWLAVLIAWGIAFFEYCLVIPANRIGYGVYSAAELKTLQEVITLIIFAGFAVFWLGEKLTVNHLVGFGLIAAGAFFIFKGPIAV; translated from the coding sequence ATGACCGCCTATCTCGCGCCGATCGGGCTGCTGTTCGTCTCGAACATCTTCATGACCTTCGCCTGGTACGGCCAGCTCGGCGCGGTGTCGCGTCCGGTCTGGCTCGCGGTGCTGATCGCGTGGGGAATCGCCTTTTTCGAATATTGCCTCGTCATCCCCGCGAACCGCATCGGCTATGGCGTCTACAGCGCCGCCGAACTCAAGACCTTGCAAGAAGTGATCACCCTGATCATATTCGCCGGGTTCGCGGTCTTCTGGCTCGGTGAGAAGCTGACGGTGAACCATCTCGTCGGCTTCGGTCTGATCGCGGCGGGGGCGTTCTTCATCTTCAAGGGACCGATTGCGGTCTGA
- a CDS encoding carboxynorspermidine decarboxylase yields the protein METRAGDPGAFARFDLTRVPSPAFVVDAAKVRANLALLRHIGDASGARVLAALKAFSMWSLGPTVAEYLDGVCASGLYEARLGRGEYGGEVATYCAGYKEADLPEIAALSDHLIFNSPGQIARFRPLLDQLRTQGATFDIGLRINPMHSEGEVAKYDPAAPCSRLGFPISQLLPEHMEGVDGVHMHSLCEQDFPPLQRTWNAVQPMLRPFFGQLKWINFGGGHHVTRADYQVDDLIAFLKQVRAATDCDVMIEPGEAIALDAGILVGEVLDLFDNGMPIGITDVSATCHMPDVIEAPYRPAMLDEGSEGMPTRLGGPSCLAGDIIGDYRLPGGARIGQRFAFLDQAHYSMVKTNTFNGVPLPSIWLWDSESDALKLVREFGYEDFKTRLG from the coding sequence ATGGAAACCCGTGCCGGCGACCCCGGAGCCTTTGCCCGCTTCGACCTGACCCGCGTCCCCTCCCCCGCATTCGTCGTCGATGCCGCGAAGGTGCGTGCGAACCTGGCGCTGCTGCGCCATATCGGCGACGCGTCGGGCGCGCGCGTGCTTGCGGCGCTCAAGGCCTTTTCCATGTGGTCGCTCGGGCCGACCGTCGCCGAATATCTCGACGGCGTATGCGCCTCCGGCCTTTACGAAGCGAGGCTCGGCCGCGGCGAATATGGCGGCGAAGTCGCCACCTATTGCGCCGGCTACAAGGAAGCCGACCTGCCCGAGATCGCGGCGCTGTCCGACCATCTCATCTTCAACTCGCCTGGCCAGATCGCGCGATTCCGTCCGCTGCTCGACCAGCTTCGTACGCAGGGTGCGACGTTCGACATCGGCCTGCGCATCAACCCCATGCACAGCGAAGGCGAGGTCGCGAAATACGATCCTGCCGCGCCGTGCAGCCGCCTCGGCTTCCCGATCAGCCAGCTGCTCCCCGAACATATGGAGGGCGTCGACGGCGTCCATATGCACAGCCTGTGCGAACAGGACTTCCCGCCGCTCCAGCGCACCTGGAACGCGGTGCAGCCGATGCTGCGCCCCTTCTTCGGCCAGCTCAAATGGATCAATTTCGGCGGCGGCCACCATGTCACGCGCGCGGATTATCAGGTCGACGACCTGATCGCTTTCCTGAAGCAGGTGCGCGCCGCGACGGATTGCGACGTCATGATCGAGCCCGGCGAAGCGATCGCGCTCGACGCCGGCATCCTGGTCGGGGAGGTGCTCGACCTGTTCGACAATGGCATGCCGATCGGCATCACCGACGTTTCGGCGACCTGCCACATGCCTGATGTGATCGAGGCACCCTATCGCCCCGCAATGCTCGATGAAGGAAGTGAAGGCATGCCCACGCGGCTCGGCGGCCCCTCGTGCCTCGCGGGCGACATCATCGGGGACTATCGCCTGCCCGGCGGTGCGCGCATCGGCCAGCGCTTCGCCTTCCTCGACCAGGCGCATTATTCGATGGTCAAAACCAACACCTTCAACGGCGTGCCGTTGCCCTCGATCTGGCTGTGGGATAGCGAGAGCGACGCGCTGAAGCTGGTCCGCGAATTCGGTTACGAGGATTTCAAGACGCGGCTGGGGTAA
- a CDS encoding threonine ammonia-lyase produces MTQQSPDTLIDPTRAPTLAGVERAAAKVAALLPQTPLLPLEIDGKMIWCKAECLQPVGAFKIRGAWHRLTDLSPEQANEGVVGVSSGNHAQGVAWAAKRLGINATIVMPSNAPAMKLAATRKLGAEVVLYDRVTESRDAVAAKLLADRGGTLVHAYGDPWIIEGQGSAGIEATAQMKGRGLGGLDKVIACCGGGGLSAGLALACPDAEIIAVEPEGWDDVTRSLAAGRILSVEDMAYPTECDALQTPETWPINFAVLQARGVKGIAVTRGEVRDAMRLVFEKLHLVVEPGGAAALAAVLAGKVAVTDATLVTLSGGNVDPLKFAEIITE; encoded by the coding sequence ATGACACAGCAAAGCCCCGATACCCTGATCGACCCGACCCGCGCGCCCACGCTCGCGGGAGTCGAACGCGCCGCGGCGAAAGTCGCTGCATTGCTGCCGCAAACGCCGCTACTCCCGCTTGAAATCGACGGCAAAATGATCTGGTGCAAGGCCGAGTGCCTGCAACCCGTCGGCGCGTTCAAGATCCGCGGCGCGTGGCACCGGCTGACCGATCTTTCACCCGAACAGGCGAACGAAGGCGTCGTCGGCGTATCGAGCGGCAATCATGCGCAGGGGGTCGCCTGGGCGGCGAAACGGCTGGGGATCAATGCGACGATCGTGATGCCGAGCAACGCGCCCGCGATGAAGCTAGCGGCGACGCGCAAGCTTGGCGCCGAGGTCGTGCTTTACGATCGCGTCACCGAATCGCGCGATGCAGTAGCGGCGAAGCTGCTCGCCGATCGCGGCGGCACGCTCGTTCATGCCTATGGCGACCCGTGGATCATCGAGGGGCAGGGCAGCGCCGGGATCGAGGCGACGGCGCAGATGAAGGGGCGCGGGTTGGGCGGGCTCGACAAGGTTATCGCCTGCTGCGGTGGCGGCGGCCTGTCCGCGGGCCTCGCGCTCGCCTGCCCCGATGCCGAAATCATCGCCGTCGAGCCCGAGGGTTGGGACGATGTGACGCGCAGCCTGGCTGCTGGCAGGATCCTGTCCGTCGAGGATATGGCCTATCCCACCGAATGCGATGCGTTGCAGACCCCCGAGACATGGCCGATCAACTTCGCGGTGCTTCAGGCGCGCGGGGTAAAGGGCATAGCGGTGACGCGCGGCGAAGTGCGCGACGCGATGCGGCTGGTATTCGAAAAACTGCACCTGGTGGTCGAGCCCGGCGGCGCCGCGGCGCTCGCGGCGGTGCTCGCGGGAAAGGTCGCGGTGACCGATGCGACGCTCGTCACCCTGTCGGGCGGCAATGTCGATCCGCTGAAGTTCGCCGAGATCATCACCGAATAG
- a CDS encoding DUF3419 family protein, whose product MASQPNRKIAAAVVREDAEQKQRLLDRAFALAFKGLVYAQIWEDPVVDMEALAIEPGNRIATIASGGCNVFSYLTADPAEIVAVDLNTAHVALNNLKRVAIQRLPDYLSFRRFFADADSSANVADYRAFVRPYLDETSRRYWEGRDLAGRRRINGFAHGLYKRGLLGNFIGLAHLVARMHRIDPRQFLQAKTVAEQRAIFEAKFAPFFDRKFIRWVTDQRSSLFGLGIPPAQYDALAGGRPMADVLRARLEKLACDFPLDENYFAWQAFGRGYGKGVTMPLPPYLQAANYAAVKARAERVTMLHANMTDMLAAADAASFDRYVFLDAQDWMSDAQLAALWTEVTRTARPGARVLFRTAAEPSLLPGRLPEDLLSRWVYREQASRDYTRRDRSAIYGGVHLYVLKD is encoded by the coding sequence ATGGCCAGCCAGCCCAATCGCAAGATCGCCGCCGCCGTCGTGCGAGAGGATGCCGAGCAGAAGCAGCGCCTGCTCGACCGCGCCTTTGCGCTCGCGTTCAAGGGCCTTGTTTATGCCCAGATATGGGAAGATCCGGTGGTCGATATGGAGGCGCTTGCGATCGAGCCGGGCAACCGGATCGCAACGATTGCGAGCGGTGGTTGCAATGTCTTTTCCTATCTCACCGCCGATCCTGCCGAGATCGTCGCGGTCGATCTCAACACCGCGCATGTCGCGCTGAATAATTTGAAGCGCGTCGCCATTCAGCGGCTCCCTGACTATCTCAGCTTCCGCCGCTTTTTTGCCGACGCCGACAGCAGCGCAAACGTCGCCGACTATCGCGCGTTCGTCCGGCCCTATCTGGACGAGACCAGCCGCCGCTATTGGGAGGGCCGCGACCTCGCGGGGCGCCGCCGTATCAACGGCTTCGCGCATGGGCTCTACAAGCGCGGGCTGCTCGGAAATTTCATCGGCCTCGCGCATCTGGTGGCGCGGATGCACCGCATCGACCCGAGACAGTTTCTGCAGGCGAAGACGGTCGCGGAACAGCGTGCGATCTTCGAAGCCAAATTCGCGCCCTTTTTCGACAGGAAGTTCATCCGCTGGGTCACCGATCAGCGGTCGTCGCTCTTCGGGCTCGGTATCCCGCCCGCGCAATATGACGCGCTCGCCGGCGGCAGGCCGATGGCGGACGTCCTGCGCGCGCGGCTCGAAAAGCTCGCGTGCGACTTCCCGCTCGACGAGAATTATTTCGCCTGGCAGGCGTTCGGGCGCGGATATGGGAAGGGCGTCACGATGCCGCTGCCGCCCTATCTGCAGGCGGCGAATTATGCCGCGGTGAAGGCGCGCGCCGAACGCGTGACGATGCTGCACGCGAACATGACCGACATGCTTGCCGCCGCCGATGCGGCCAGTTTCGATCGCTATGTCTTTCTCGACGCGCAGGACTGGATGAGCGACGCGCAGCTTGCCGCGCTGTGGACCGAGGTGACGCGCACCGCGCGGCCCGGCGCGCGCGTCCTTTTCCGTACCGCCGCCGAGCCGAGCCTGCTGCCGGGACGGCTTCCCGAGGATTTGCTCAGCCGCTGGGTTTATCGCGAGCAAGCGTCGCGCGACTATACGCGTCGCGATCGGTCGGCGATTTATGGCGGGGTCCATCTTTATGTCCTGAAGGATTGA
- a CDS encoding class I SAM-dependent methyltransferase: protein MRRGEGHAALMDGVYRGQRHIYDLTRKYYLLGRDRLIDELTPPVGGRVLEIGCGTGRNLIAAARCWPGARFHGIDISEEMLKTARASIARAGLAKRISVARGDATDFDPNTLFGIDGFDRIFQSYTLSMIPDWQGAMREAMRHLSAHGSLHIVDFGQQEQLPGWWRAALLGWLARFHVEPRAMLIEGAREIANDIGGRMSVTRLYRGYAWSLRIDRRPR, encoded by the coding sequence ATGCGCCGGGGGGAGGGGCATGCGGCGCTGATGGACGGCGTCTATCGGGGACAGCGTCATATCTATGATCTGACCCGCAAATATTATCTGCTCGGCCGCGACCGGTTGATCGACGAGTTGACACCGCCGGTGGGCGGGCGGGTGCTGGAAATCGGCTGTGGAACCGGGCGCAACCTGATCGCGGCTGCCCGTTGCTGGCCGGGCGCGCGCTTCCACGGCATCGATATTTCGGAGGAGATGCTGAAAACCGCGCGCGCCTCGATCGCGCGCGCCGGCCTTGCCAAAAGGATCAGCGTGGCAAGGGGTGATGCAACGGATTTCGATCCCAACACGCTGTTCGGGATCGACGGGTTCGACCGGATATTCCAAAGCTATACACTGTCGATGATTCCCGACTGGCAGGGCGCGATGCGCGAAGCGATGCGCCACTTGTCCGCCCATGGCTCGCTTCACATCGTCGATTTCGGCCAGCAGGAGCAGTTGCCCGGCTGGTGGCGCGCCGCGCTGCTCGGCTGGCTCGCCCGCTTTCATGTCGAACCGCGCGCGATGCTGATCGAAGGCGCACGCGAAATCGCGAATGATATCGGGGGGCGAATGTCGGTGACGCGCCTCTATCGCGGCTATGCTTGGTCGCTCAGGATCGACCGACGACCGCGCTAG
- a CDS encoding FAD-dependent oxidoreductase has protein sequence MVSRAEVNHNFSDAELDELRAYGTVESHRAGDLLIEEGAMAPDCIVTLSGYTDIFASTDEGRKRVGWMERGQFAGDLSVLTGQRHLSRVEMGADGEILRIAHPDFQRLIAGNSHYSDIFVRVLSARREFSKHRGFAVTIIIGAAMDRSVYAMRDLLMKHGVAHRWFDPADGPVAGHLLAERGLAEDQLPVAILGAADVLIQPTPEQLAAGLGLDLLPDGATADVIVVGSGPGGLAAAVYAASEGLTVIALDALAPGGQAGTSSKIENYLGFPTGISGNELARRATVQAQKFGARLVAPVRAASINRDEDAYCLHLADGRKLRSRAVVVASGAKYQSLPIDGIEVYEGRGIYYGATPMEAQLCSDAEVTIVGAGNSAGQGAIYLASVAKKVYVIFRRSSLRETMSEYLVKRLEEHPNIEIIASTDVVALHGEDRLAGLTYRCRETGEEGHCDCGFLFLFLGANPNTTWLPKEMVCDERGFVKTGTDIAPIELVKAGWALDRMPTRYETSWPRIYAVGDVRKGSVKRVASSVGEGSVVVSDIHQALAEVGAPAE, from the coding sequence ATGGTTTCTCGCGCCGAGGTCAATCACAACTTCTCCGACGCAGAACTGGACGAACTGCGGGCCTATGGCACGGTCGAGTCGCACAGGGCCGGCGATCTGCTCATCGAAGAAGGGGCGATGGCTCCCGATTGCATCGTGACCTTGTCGGGGTACACCGACATTTTCGCGTCGACCGACGAGGGCCGCAAGCGCGTCGGATGGATGGAGCGAGGGCAATTCGCCGGCGACCTGTCGGTATTGACGGGGCAGCGACATCTGTCGCGCGTCGAAATGGGCGCCGACGGCGAGATACTGCGCATCGCGCACCCCGATTTCCAGCGGTTGATCGCGGGCAATTCGCATTATTCGGACATCTTCGTGCGCGTGCTGTCGGCGCGGCGCGAGTTCAGCAAGCATCGCGGCTTTGCGGTCACGATCATTATCGGCGCGGCGATGGACCGCAGCGTCTATGCGATGCGCGACCTGCTCATGAAGCATGGCGTCGCGCACCGCTGGTTCGACCCCGCCGACGGGCCGGTCGCAGGGCATCTTCTGGCCGAGCGCGGGCTGGCCGAGGATCAACTGCCCGTGGCGATCCTTGGTGCCGCCGATGTGCTGATCCAGCCGACTCCCGAACAACTCGCGGCCGGGCTCGGGCTCGACCTGCTTCCCGACGGCGCGACCGCCGACGTCATCGTCGTCGGCAGCGGTCCCGGTGGGCTGGCGGCGGCAGTGTACGCCGCGTCCGAAGGGCTGACGGTGATCGCGCTCGATGCGCTGGCGCCGGGCGGACAGGCGGGGACGTCGTCGAAGATCGAAAATTACCTAGGCTTCCCGACCGGCATTTCGGGCAACGAACTCGCGCGCCGCGCGACGGTGCAGGCGCAGAAATTCGGCGCGCGGCTGGTGGCGCCGGTCCGCGCGGCGTCGATCAACCGCGACGAGGACGCCTATTGCCTGCATCTGGCGGATGGTCGCAAGCTGCGCAGCCGCGCGGTCGTCGTCGCAAGCGGCGCTAAATATCAGAGCCTGCCGATCGACGGCATTGAGGTCTATGAAGGACGTGGCATCTATTATGGCGCGACGCCGATGGAGGCACAGCTGTGCAGCGATGCCGAGGTTACGATCGTCGGGGCAGGCAATTCGGCGGGGCAGGGGGCGATCTATCTCGCCAGCGTGGCGAAGAAGGTCTACGTCATCTTCCGCCGGTCGAGCCTGCGTGAGACGATGTCCGAATATCTGGTCAAGCGGCTCGAAGAGCATCCGAATATCGAGATCATAGCATCGACCGACGTCGTTGCGCTCCACGGCGAGGATCGGCTCGCCGGTCTAACCTATCGCTGCCGCGAGACCGGCGAGGAGGGGCATTGCGATTGCGGCTTCCTGTTCTTGTTCCTCGGCGCGAACCCGAACACGACCTGGCTTCCCAAGGAAATGGTGTGCGACGAGCGCGGCTTCGTGAAGACCGGCACCGACATCGCACCTATCGAATTGGTCAAGGCGGGCTGGGCACTCGACCGCATGCCGACGCGCTATGAAACGAGCTGGCCGCGCATCTATGCCGTGGGCGATGTCCGCAAGGGGTCGGTGAAGCGCGTTGCTTCATCGGTGGGTGAGGGGTCGGTGGTGGTCAGCGACATCCATCAGGCTTTGGCGGAGGTTGGCGCTCCCGCCGAATAA
- a CDS encoding alpha/beta fold hydrolase, whose amino-acid sequence MRFYLAILALLSLATPALAQTEDSYALARAIVADIGKIVTPNGVQETFEATLGGARQIVNVRGADQDNPILIFVHGGPGAVEMPFAWAFQRPWEDVFTVVQYDQRGAGRSYPLNDPATLAPTMTVERYRDDAIELIELLKKRYDKRKVVLMGHSWGSIVGLSVAAERPDLLYAYVGVGQGIDFREGEKAGMAWTRAKALAAGNAEAVAAIDALAPYPQGEFTIAKADGWRKYAIPYGSLIYNKPDLKYYFQTPRLSPEYTAADVQAWGKGSAFSVTTLWPRLADVSFKSVHKMDVPIVFLLGRHDYTVPSPVAAQWFGQVEAPSKKLVWLEHSAHMPMVEEPGHFFAALLRDVLPLTKETK is encoded by the coding sequence ATGAGATTTTACCTCGCCATTCTGGCGCTTCTCTCCCTTGCCACGCCCGCGCTCGCGCAAACCGAAGACTCCTACGCCCTGGCACGCGCGATCGTCGCCGACATCGGCAAGATCGTCACGCCGAACGGCGTTCAGGAAACCTTCGAGGCAACGCTCGGCGGCGCACGGCAGATCGTGAACGTCCGGGGCGCGGACCAAGACAACCCCATCCTGATCTTCGTCCACGGCGGTCCCGGCGCTGTGGAGATGCCCTTCGCCTGGGCGTTCCAGCGCCCGTGGGAGGACGTCTTCACCGTTGTGCAATATGACCAGCGCGGCGCCGGGCGATCGTACCCGCTGAACGATCCCGCCACGCTCGCGCCGACGATGACCGTCGAGCGCTACCGCGACGACGCCATTGAACTGATCGAGTTGCTCAAAAAGCGCTACGACAAGCGCAAGGTCGTGCTGATGGGGCACAGCTGGGGTTCGATCGTCGGCCTGTCGGTCGCGGCCGAGCGCCCCGATCTGCTCTACGCCTATGTCGGCGTCGGTCAGGGCATAGATTTCCGCGAGGGCGAGAAGGCCGGCATGGCGTGGACGCGAGCGAAAGCGCTGGCGGCAGGCAACGCCGAAGCCGTCGCCGCGATCGACGCGCTCGCACCCTATCCGCAGGGCGAGTTCACCATCGCCAAAGCCGATGGCTGGCGCAAATATGCCATTCCCTATGGCTCGCTGATCTACAACAAGCCCGACCTCAAATATTATTTCCAGACCCCGCGCCTGTCGCCAGAATATACCGCGGCCGATGTGCAGGCGTGGGGCAAGGGCAGCGCATTTTCGGTGACGACGCTCTGGCCGCGGCTCGCCGACGTCAGCTTCAAGTCGGTGCACAAGATGGACGTTCCGATCGTCTTCCTGCTCGGACGGCATGACTATACTGTGCCTTCGCCTGTAGCAGCCCAGTGGTTCGGACAGGTTGAAGCACCCTCAAAGAAGCTCGTCTGGCTCGAACATTCGGCGCATATGCCGATGGTCGAGGAGCCGGGGCATTTCTTTGCCGCGCTGCTTCGCGACGTGCTGCCGCTGACGAAAGAGACCAAATGA
- a CDS encoding YceI family protein yields the protein MPTQRYSYTAITLHWLIALLLAFQIALGWALEGNNSPELFARYQLHKSVGITILLLSLARLAVRLFTSRPPASDGPAWTRALASTVHWLFYLVMILGPITGWLLVSTARVQVPTLLYGIIPWPHLPVGRSWHEPAESIHGAMAWLAIGLFLLHIAGALRHQWLLGKPELQRMIPFARGKAAGAAIGALALVAAAFAGGNMIYPSKDRRVVKAETAAPAAPAPRAPAASPRPEAQAIATETTESEKAEPEDTGQPLADWTVASGGRLGFTAHWNGEAVDGAFGRWRAAIRFSPAQLAKSTIRVTVDLASADTGDGQRDDSLKGSDFFNISAHPNAVFTARDIRHRGGDRYEARGTLDLRGISKPATVRFTLRIDGDRARVAGTARIDRTAFGVGQGEWAATDAIAAGVDVDFSFSATRPAS from the coding sequence ATGCCAACACAGCGTTATAGCTATACCGCGATCACGCTTCACTGGCTCATCGCGCTGTTGCTGGCGTTCCAGATCGCGCTTGGCTGGGCGCTCGAAGGGAACAACAGCCCCGAATTGTTTGCGCGCTACCAGCTCCACAAATCGGTCGGCATCACCATCCTGCTGCTCAGCCTCGCCCGCCTTGCGGTTCGCCTGTTCACATCGCGCCCGCCCGCCTCCGACGGCCCGGCATGGACGCGCGCGCTCGCCAGTACGGTACACTGGCTTTTCTACCTCGTGATGATCCTCGGTCCGATCACGGGATGGCTGCTCGTTTCTACCGCGCGCGTTCAGGTGCCGACGCTGCTTTATGGCATCATCCCCTGGCCGCACCTGCCCGTTGGCCGGAGCTGGCACGAACCAGCCGAATCGATCCACGGCGCGATGGCGTGGCTCGCGATCGGCCTGTTCCTGCTCCATATCGCGGGCGCGCTTCGTCACCAATGGTTGCTCGGCAAGCCCGAACTCCAGCGAATGATCCCTTTCGCGCGCGGGAAAGCTGCTGGAGCCGCGATCGGCGCGCTGGCGCTCGTCGCCGCGGCCTTTGCGGGCGGCAATATGATCTACCCCAGCAAGGATCGTCGGGTGGTGAAAGCCGAAACCGCGGCGCCCGCAGCGCCGGCTCCGAGGGCACCTGCGGCCTCACCTCGGCCCGAAGCACAAGCGATAGCGACCGAAACCACCGAAAGCGAAAAGGCCGAACCCGAAGACACCGGCCAGCCGCTCGCCGACTGGACGGTCGCGTCCGGTGGCCGGCTCGGCTTCACCGCGCACTGGAACGGCGAAGCGGTGGACGGCGCCTTCGGTCGCTGGCGCGCCGCCATCCGCTTCAGCCCCGCCCAGCTCGCCAAATCGACCATTCGCGTCACCGTCGACCTTGCCTCGGCCGATACCGGCGACGGGCAGCGCGACGATTCGCTGAAAGGCAGCGACTTCTTCAACATTTCGGCCCACCCAAATGCTGTCTTCACGGCGCGCGACATCCGCCACCGCGGCGGCGACCGCTATGAAGCGCGCGGCACGCTCGACCTGCGCGGCATCAGCAAGCCCGCGACGGTTCGCTTTACGCTGCGCATCGACGGCGACCGGGCGCGTGTCGCCGGGACCGCGCGGATCGACCGCACGGCATTCGGCGTCGGCCAGGGCGAATGGGCGGCAACCGACGCGATCGCCGCCGGGGTCGACGTCGACTTTTCGTTCAGCGCGACGCGTCCGGCGTCCTGA